The Curtobacterium herbarum genome contains the following window.
TAGGGGAGAGATCGGCACCGGGACAGGCCGGACGCCGCTTCGTGGACGGTGTCCAGCGGACGGGGTGCGTGCTGGTCCGCAGCCTGGGGGACCAGCGGTGGGCGGGCCTCCAGGCCGGACCGGCGAGACGGGCCGGACAGGCCCACCAGGCCCACCAGGGAACAGGTGGGACACAGCCCGGAACGACGGAACCCCCGCAGCGTGCGCTGCGGGGGTTCCGTCTCGATCTGCGGAGGATGGGGGATTCGAACCCCCGAGGGCTTGCACCCAACACGCTTTCCAAGCGTGCGCCATAGGCCACTAGGCGAATCCTCCGTGCCACCACCTCGCGGTGACGACACCCCATGGTACAGGTCGGCGAGGGTGCTCACGACCATCGGCCCTCACGGGTGCTCCGGAGGTCCAAGCACCTGCGAGGTCTACCCTGGGGAAGGTGTCGACCCGCATCTACATCACGTCAGCAGAAGGACACACCGGGAAGAGCACCGTCGCACTCGGCGTGCTCGAGACGCTCGCCCGCACCGTCGGCCGCGTCGGCGTCTTCCGACCGGTCGCGCGGTCGGTCGCCGAGCCCGACTACGTCCTCGAGCTCCTGCTCCAGCACACCGCCGTCGGGATCCCGTACGACGACGCGGTGGGGGTGACCTACGACGATGTGCACGCCGACCCGGACGCGGCCCTCGCGACGATCATCACCCGCTTCGGCCAGGTCGAGCGGCGCTGCGACGCCGTGGTCGTCCTCGGCTCCGACTACACCGACGTCGGCAGCCCCACCGAGCTCTCCTTCAACGCGAAGGTCGCCGCGAACCTCGGAGCCCCGGTGCTCCTGGTGCTCGGCGGGCGGGACTCGGCCGAGCGTGCGCCCCGGACCGCGGACGACATGGCGCAGGTCGCCGACGTCACCACGAGCGAACTCCGCGCCGAGCACGCCCAGCTCCTCGGCGTCGTGGTGAACCGGACGGACCCGGACGCCCTCGAGTCGATCGTGGCGAGCGTCACCACCGCGGTGCACGACCACCACCCGGACGCCCCGGTGTGGGCGATCCCGGAGGACGCGGTCCTCGTCGCCCCGACCGTGCGTGCCCTCCTCGCCGCGACCGGGGCGACCCTGGTCCGCGGTGACGACGCGCTGCTCGACCGAGAGGCCCTGGGCACCGTGGTCGCCGGCATGAGCATGGAGAACGTCCTCCCGCGGCTCATCGAGGGCGGCATCGTCGTCGTCCCCGGCGACCGCAACGACGTCCTCATCGCCACGCTGCTCGCCAACGAGTCGGAGACGTTCCCGAGCGTCGCCGGGGTGATCCTCAACGGCGGCTTCGAGACGGCGCCGCCGATCGCCCGGCTGCTCGAGGGCCTGTCGAGCTCGCTGCCGATCGCGCAGAGCGACCTCGGCACCTACGACACCGCGCTCCGGATCACCCAGACGCGCGGTCGGCTCGCCGCGGACTCGCCCCGGAAGGCCGAGCTGGCCCTGGCGCTCTTCGAACGACACGTGGACGCCGAGGCCCTGCTCGCCCGACTCCAGGTGACGCCGTCCGGAGTGGTGACACCGCTGATGTTCGAGCACGGGCTCATCGACCGGGCCCGCGAGCACCGGAAGCACATCGTCCTGCCCGAGGGTGACGACGACCGCATCCTCCGCGCCGCCTCGACACTGCTGCAGCGGCAGGTGTGCGACCTGACGATCCTCGGTGACCCGGCCGCCGTCCGTGCCCGGGCGACCGAGCTCGGCCTGGACCTCGACGCGGCGCAGCTGCTCTCCCCGTTCGACCCGGAACTGCGGGAACGGTTCGCCGAGGAGTACACGGCCCTCCGCGCCCACAAGGGCATGAGCATCGAGCTCGCCCGCGACACCGTCACCGACGTGTCGTACTTCGGCACGCTCATGGTGCAGCTCGGCCTGGCCGACGGCATGGTCTCCGGCGCGAAGCACACCACGGCACACACCATCCGACCGTCGTTCGAGATCATCAAGACCCGGCCGGACACCTCCATCGTGTCGAGCGTGTTCCTGATGGCCCTGGCCGACCGGGTGCTGGTCTACGGCGACTGCGCCGTGATCCCGGACCCGACCAGCGAGCAGCTCGCCGACATCGCGATCTCGTCCGCCGAGACGGCCACCCAGTTCGGCATCGAGCCCCGGGTCGCGATGCTCAGCTACTCGACCGGCGACAGCGGGTCGGGGGCGGACGTCGACAAGGTCCGAGCGGGCACCGCCTTCGTCCGCGAGCGTCGCCCCGACCTGCCCGTCGAGGGGCCGATCCAGTACGACGCCGCCGCCGACCCGACGGTCGCGAGCACGAAGATGCCCGGCTCCCCGGTCGCCGGGCAGGCCACCGTGTTCATCTTCCCGGACCTCAACACCGGCAACAACACGTACAAGGCCGTGCAGCGCTCGGCCGGTGCGGTCGCGATCGGGCCGGTCCTGCAGGGGTTGCGCAAGCCGATCAACGACCTGTCCCGCGGCGCCCTCGTCAGCGACATCGTCAACACCGTCGCCATCACCGCGATCCAGGCCGGCACGGCAGCGCCGACCACCCGAACAGAAAGCGACCCCTCGTGAGTGCAGCCCTCGTCGTCAACTCCGGCTCGAGTTCGTTCAAGTACCAGCTCATCGAACTCGACGACGAGCGCACACTCGCGTCCGGTCTCGTCGAACGCATCGGCGAGTCCCGCGGGTCGTGGAAGCACACCAACGCGGTGACGGGGGAGACCTCCTCCAACGACAGTGCCGAGGTCCCCGACCACGCCGCCGGTTTCCAGGCGATGATCGACGCGTTCGGCAAGGTCGGGCCGTCCTTCGACGAGCACCCGCCCGCCGTCGTCGGGCACCGTGTCGTGCACGGCGGGACCCGCTTCGACCAGGCCACCGTCGTCACCGACGAGGTCGAGCAGCAGATCGACGACCTGTCGAGCCTCGCGCCCCTGCACAACCCGGCGAACCTCGAGGGGATCCGGGCCGCGAAGCAGGTCTTCTCGGACGTCCCGCACGTCGCCGTGTTCGACACCGCGTTCCACCAGACGATGCCGCCGCACGCGTACACCTACGCGATCCCGGCAGACCTCGCCGAGCAGTACCAGATCCGCCGCTACGGCATGCACGGCACGAGCCACAAGTACGTCTCCGAGCAGGCCGCCGTCTTCCTCGACCGGCCGCTCGCGGAGCTCAAGACGATCGTCCTGCACCTCGGCAACGGGGCGTCGGCCGCCGCCATCGACGGCGGCAGGTCGATCGAGACGTCGATGGGGCTCACGCCGCTCGAAGGGCTCGTGATGGGCACCCGCTCCGGCGACCTCGACCCCGCCGTCCTCATCCACCTGCACCGCGAGGCCGGGCTGTCCTTCGACGAACTCGACACCATGCTCAACAAGCAGTCGGGGCTCCTCGGCCTCACCGGCAGCGGCGACATGCGCGACGTGCAGGACGCCGCGACGAAGGGTGACGAAACGGCGGAGGCGGCGCTCGCCGTGTACCGCCACCGCATCCGCCGCTACGTGGGCGCCTACACCGCCCAGCTCGGCGGGCTCGACGCCGTCGTGTTCACCGCCGGGGTGGGGGAGAACAACGCGCTGCTCCGCCGTCGCGTGCTCGCGGGGCTCGAGCACCTGGGCATCGAGATCGACCCGGACCGCAACGAGCTGCACTCCAAGGAGGCCCGCCGCATCTCGACGGACGCCTCCCGGGTCGCGGTCCTCGTCATCCCGACCGACGAGGAACTCGAGATCGCTCGGCAGTCGGCAGCCGTCGCGCTCTGACCCGCGTCGCGCCGCCGGCCGGTGTCGCGCTCGACGCGACCCGTGACGGACGGGAGGCCCACCACCGGACCGGTGGTGGGCCTGGCGTCCGTCAGCTGGTCCGGTCCGTCAACCGAGCGCGTTGAGCGCGGCCGGGATCGGGGTGTCGCCGCTGGTGACCTCGAACTGCTTGCCGACCGCCGAGTCGTCGAGCAACGCGTGCAGGACGACGGCCGCGACGTCCGCGCGGGGGATCGACCCGCGCGGGACCGTGCGACCCACCGTCACCGTGCCCTGCGGCGGCGTGTCGAGCAGGCGCCCTGGACGGACGATCGTCCAGCGGAACCGGCGCATCCGCACGTTCGCGTCCGCCTCGGCCTTCGCGCGGAGGTACACCTGGAACACGTCGTCCTCGTTCTGCGCGGGCACCTTCGCGCGCTCCGGGTCGTACGCGTCGGCACCCATCGACGAGATCATCACGAAGCGGTCGATGTCGAGACGCACCGCCGCCTCGGCGAGCAGCAGGGCGGCGTCCCGGTCGACCGACAGCTTCCGCTCGGCGCCGCTGTCCGGCCCAGCACCCGCAGCGAACACCACCGCGTCCACGCCGCGCAGCCGGAGCGCCAGCTCCTCCTCGCTGAGCTGCTCCAGGTCGGCGACGAGTGCTCGCGCACCCGTCTGCTCGACGTCGGAGACGTGCGCGGGGTTCCGGACGATGCCGATGGCGTCGTGGCCGGCGTCGGAGATGAGGCGTTCGAGGACCAGGGCGATCTGGCCGTGTCCCCCTGCGATGGCGATCTTCATGGGTTCGATGCTCCTCCTTCCGTCCGGTAGAGTGTTCAGCGGCTCCTCACGTGACGCCATCCAGGCCAACTCCCCCAGGGCGGAAACGCAGCAAGGGTAACCGGGCTCTGGCGGGTGCGTGAGGAGTCTTCTTCGTTTCGGGGGCGTGCTCGCGACCGACACCGGGGCTGTGTGGGTTGCGTGCGTGAGGAGTCTTCTTCGTTTCCGGGGCGTGCTCGCGACCGACACCGGGGCTGTGTGGGTTGCGTGCGTGAGGAGTCTTCTTCGTTTCCGGGGCGTGCTCTCGCTCTGTTGCGAGTGCCGCCGGTTGGCTGTGGAGAGCGGTGTCGAGGTGTCGGCGGTCCCGACTACCCTGGTCGCGTGGTCACCGCCCTGTATCGCCGTTACCGGCCCGAGAACTTCGCCGAGCTGATCGGGCAGTCGCAGGTGACGGACCCGCTCCGCACCGCACTCCGTACGAACCGCGTCAACCACGCGTACCTGTTCAGCGGCCCGCGCGGCTGCGGCAAGACCACCTCGGCGCGCATCCTCGCCCGCTGCCTGAACTGTGCCGAGGGCCCGACCGACACCCCGTGCGGCGTCTGCCCCAGCTGTGTCGAACTCGCGCGTGGCGGCAGCGGCTCCCTCGACGTGATCGAGATCGACGCCGCCAGCCACAACGGTGTCGACGACGCCCGCGACCTCCGCGACCGCGCCGTGTTCGCCCCGGCCCGCGACCGCTACAAGATCTTCATCCTCGACGAAGCGCACATGGTGACGCCGCAGGGCTTCAACGCGCTGCTCAAGCTGGTCGAGGAACCGCCCGAGCACGTCAAGTTCATCTTCGCCACCACCGAGCCCGAGAAGGTCATCGGCACCATCCGGTCGCGGACCCACCACTACCCGTTCCGCCTGGTCCCGCCGGCCACCATGCTCGAGTACATCGAGCAGCTCTGCGCGCAGGAGTCCGTCTCCGTCGCACCCGGCGTGCTGCCGCTCGTGGTCCGGGCCGGCGGCGGTTCGGTCCGGGACACCCTGTCGCTGCTCGACCAGCTGATGGCCGGCAGCGAAGACGGCGCGATCGCCTACGAGCGGGCCGTCGCCCTGCTCGGGTACACCGACGCCGCCCTGCTCGACGACGTGGTCGACGCGCTCGCCGTGGCCGACCCGGCGTCGGCGTTCTCGGCGATCGACCGCGTGGTCCAGACCGGCCAGGACCCGCGCCGTTTCGTCGAGGACCTGCTCGAACGACTCCGTGACCTGATCGTCGTCGCGGCCACGAACGAGAGCGCCGGAGCGGTCCTCCGTGGCGTCTCGCCCGAGGAGCTCGACACGATGTCCCGCCAGGCCGGCGTCTTCGGTGCCACCGCGCTGTCCCGCGGCGCCGACATCGCGAACCGTGCGCTCACCGAGATGACCGGCGCGACCTCGCCCCGACTGCACCTCGAACTCATGGTCGCCCGGATGCTCGTGCCCGAGGCGGACGACACCCAGCGCGGAGCGCTCGCCCGCGTCGAGCGCCTCGAGCGCCGAGTCGGTGTCGGCGATGCCGGGGGGCACCAGGCTCCGGCAGAGACGATGCCTGCTGCGGCCCCGGCCGCCAGGACGACGTCTGCTGCGGCACCGGTCGCTGCACCGCCGACCGCTGCGGCGACCCCGGAGACGTCTGCCGCGCCTCCTGTCCAGACCGCCCCGACGGGTGCCGCTCCGGTCAGCAAGGCGCCTGCCCCCATCGCACCTGCTGCCCCGGAGGCCCAGGCTGCGCACGCCGACGAGGGTCCGGGCGAAGCTGCGCGGGACGCCGCCGCATCGTGGGCCGCGGCGGTGCCGTCGAACGCTCCCGCTGCCCGACACCCGGAAGCCGCCGCCCCGGCAGCGGAGGCCGAGCCCGAGGGGCAGGCTTCGCCGTCCTCGACCGGCGTCGGCACCGTCATCGGCTCCGAGCCCGCGGTCCGTTCCGTCACACCGGTGGGCCTGCAGCAGATGCGGGACACCTGGCCGCAGATCGTCGAGCACGTGCAGCGCGCCAAGCGGTCCGCGTGGGCGGTCGTGGCGACGGCGCAGGTCACCGCGCTCAA
Protein-coding sequences here:
- the pta gene encoding phosphate acetyltransferase is translated as MSTRIYITSAEGHTGKSTVALGVLETLARTVGRVGVFRPVARSVAEPDYVLELLLQHTAVGIPYDDAVGVTYDDVHADPDAALATIITRFGQVERRCDAVVVLGSDYTDVGSPTELSFNAKVAANLGAPVLLVLGGRDSAERAPRTADDMAQVADVTTSELRAEHAQLLGVVVNRTDPDALESIVASVTTAVHDHHPDAPVWAIPEDAVLVAPTVRALLAATGATLVRGDDALLDREALGTVVAGMSMENVLPRLIEGGIVVVPGDRNDVLIATLLANESETFPSVAGVILNGGFETAPPIARLLEGLSSSLPIAQSDLGTYDTALRITQTRGRLAADSPRKAELALALFERHVDAEALLARLQVTPSGVVTPLMFEHGLIDRAREHRKHIVLPEGDDDRILRAASTLLQRQVCDLTILGDPAAVRARATELGLDLDAAQLLSPFDPELRERFAEEYTALRAHKGMSIELARDTVTDVSYFGTLMVQLGLADGMVSGAKHTTAHTIRPSFEIIKTRPDTSIVSSVFLMALADRVLVYGDCAVIPDPTSEQLADIAISSAETATQFGIEPRVAMLSYSTGDSGSGADVDKVRAGTAFVRERRPDLPVEGPIQYDAAADPTVASTKMPGSPVAGQATVFIFPDLNTGNNTYKAVQRSAGAVAIGPVLQGLRKPINDLSRGALVSDIVNTVAITAIQAGTAAPTTRTESDPS
- a CDS encoding acetate/propionate family kinase, with the protein product MSAALVVNSGSSSFKYQLIELDDERTLASGLVERIGESRGSWKHTNAVTGETSSNDSAEVPDHAAGFQAMIDAFGKVGPSFDEHPPAVVGHRVVHGGTRFDQATVVTDEVEQQIDDLSSLAPLHNPANLEGIRAAKQVFSDVPHVAVFDTAFHQTMPPHAYTYAIPADLAEQYQIRRYGMHGTSHKYVSEQAAVFLDRPLAELKTIVLHLGNGASAAAIDGGRSIETSMGLTPLEGLVMGTRSGDLDPAVLIHLHREAGLSFDELDTMLNKQSGLLGLTGSGDMRDVQDAATKGDETAEAALAVYRHRIRRYVGAYTAQLGGLDAVVFTAGVGENNALLRRRVLAGLEHLGIEIDPDRNELHSKEARRISTDASRVAVLVIPTDEELEIARQSAAVAL
- a CDS encoding NAD(P)H-binding protein; the encoded protein is MKIAIAGGHGQIALVLERLISDAGHDAIGIVRNPAHVSDVEQTGARALVADLEQLSEEELALRLRGVDAVVFAAGAGPDSGAERKLSVDRDAALLLAEAAVRLDIDRFVMISSMGADAYDPERAKVPAQNEDDVFQVYLRAKAEADANVRMRRFRWTIVRPGRLLDTPPQGTVTVGRTVPRGSIPRADVAAVVLHALLDDSAVGKQFEVTSGDTPIPAALNALG
- a CDS encoding DNA polymerase III subunit gamma and tau translates to MVTALYRRYRPENFAELIGQSQVTDPLRTALRTNRVNHAYLFSGPRGCGKTTSARILARCLNCAEGPTDTPCGVCPSCVELARGGSGSLDVIEIDAASHNGVDDARDLRDRAVFAPARDRYKIFILDEAHMVTPQGFNALLKLVEEPPEHVKFIFATTEPEKVIGTIRSRTHHYPFRLVPPATMLEYIEQLCAQESVSVAPGVLPLVVRAGGGSVRDTLSLLDQLMAGSEDGAIAYERAVALLGYTDAALLDDVVDALAVADPASAFSAIDRVVQTGQDPRRFVEDLLERLRDLIVVAATNESAGAVLRGVSPEELDTMSRQAGVFGATALSRGADIANRALTEMTGATSPRLHLELMVARMLVPEADDTQRGALARVERLERRVGVGDAGGHQAPAETMPAAAPAARTTSAAAPVAAPPTAAATPETSAAPPVQTAPTGAAPVSKAPAPIAPAAPEAQAAHADEGPGEAARDAAASWAAAVPSNAPAARHPEAAAPAAEAEPEGQASPSSTGVGTVIGSEPAVRSVTPVGLQQMRDTWPQIVEHVQRAKRSAWAVVATAQVTALKDDVLTLTFPSQQDVASFKEMSGPDTSVSEHLRSAITDLLGFRVKFVARGPGAAGARPAQAPAKQAPAQPAPAQSEPAQPARAEEAPAQPAPAQSAPGHPTERDAKPQQADRPAQESPQAGQPRQAQAPQRTSDQTTGTTSDDTARPQSDRAPAAPTVADRPTADRPASKQGAHEQGAHEQRAAEQSAERSTAERPAAEQPAAQDAGPVTEWAVATIPASDPTTGAVPEDVVPAWGAPFGTVPSDATVAPAEPTAPAAPAAASTPPQPASGTTPGGQDRARGGASATAAAPGGSAAPPVPAAGIPVDDYPLDDEPFDDGAPFPDPGHGRTAPAGRAPSQPAAQQTATQQPAAAQQSAQQPSSAPAQQAQQAPARSGVRRAPVPGRYGEAVVREILGAQFIEETSLNEGTI